CTCCTGGGAATCATCACCGCCGTACACCACCCGGAGGCGGGCCGGCTGCGCTCTGCCCAGGTCGGCCAGGCGCGCCGAGAACCGGTCCAGGCTCGTAAAGAAATCCGGCGCGACAGTGGCCCCGGACTTGATCTCCACGGCCGTGACTCCGCCTTCATCCCCCACAAGGAGATCGATCTCCGGTCCCCGGGCCTCCCGGTAGTGGAAGAGATCGGGCTGCCAGCCGCGGTGCACCCGGGCCTTGTAGATCTCGGAGACGACCCAGCTTTCGAAGATGGCGCCGCGCAGGGGATGCAGCCGGAGCTGCTCCGGCTCGCGGATGCCCAGGAGGTAACAGACTAGGCCGCTGTCAAAGAAATGCAGCTTGGGAGTCTTCACGATCTGCTTGCGGATGCTGGTGTGCCAGGCGGGAAGGCGATGGACGAGGTAGCTGGCCTCCAGAACCGAGAGCCAAGCCCGAGCGGTGTTGTGGGATACACCGGCATCGCTGCCCAGCACCGAAAGATTGATCTCCTGGGCGGTACGCCCGGCACACAGGCGCAGGAAGCCGGCAAAGGCGTTGAGATCGCCGACGTTGACCACCTGGCGCACGTCCCGCTGCACATAGGTGGTGGTGTAATCCGCCAGCCACTGATGGGCGGGGATGCGGCGATCGTAGATCCTTGGATACGAGCCTTGCCAGAGCACGGAAAAGAGGTCGTCCGGAGCGGAGGGAAAGGCCCGCAGCTCGTCAAGACTCGGCGGCAAGAGCACCAGGATCCCGCAGCGGCCGGCCAGTGATTGGGTCACTGCCTGGGACAATCCGAAATGCTGCGACCCGGTGAGAATGAACCGGCCAGCATCCGGGCGGGCATCGACGTCGCTCTGCAGGTACGAGAGCAGCCGGGGGACGTGCTGCACCTCGTCGATGATGGCCCCCCCGGCATACTCGGCCAGAAAGCCTCGCGGGTCACTGGCCGCAAACTCCCGCAGGTCCAGGGCCTCCAAAGAAACGTAGGGCTTGTCCGGGAAGACCATCTGGCATAGGGTGGTCTTCCCGGACTGGCGGGGACCGGTGACCAGGACGGCCGGGTAGTAGCCAGCCAGCTCATGGAGCTTCGCTGCCAGGAAGCGCGGGATCATGATCGGCAGTCTCGCAGATGGCGCATCATCTGGCAACAGGATTTCCATTTCATGCAAGAACCAGGGGCCGCTCCAGGTCCCCCGCCTCCTGCACCCAGGGGCAGCGGCGGGCCGCCTCCTGGACCG
This genomic window from Thermodesulfobacteriota bacterium contains:
- a CDS encoding ATP-binding protein, which codes for MIPRFLAAKLHELAGYYPAVLVTGPRQSGKTTLCQMVFPDKPYVSLEALDLREFAASDPRGFLAEYAGGAIIDEVQHVPRLLSYLQSDVDARPDAGRFILTGSQHFGLSQAVTQSLAGRCGILVLLPPSLDELRAFPSAPDDLFSVLWQGSYPRIYDRRIPAHQWLADYTTTYVQRDVRQVVNVGDLNAFAGFLRLCAGRTAQEINLSVLGSDAGVSHNTARAWLSVLEASYLVHRLPAWHTSIRKQIVKTPKLHFFDSGLVCYLLGIREPEQLRLHPLRGAIFESWVVSEIYKARVHRGWQPDLFHYREARGPEIDLLVGDEGGVTAVEIKSGATVAPDFFTSLDRFSARLADLGRAQPARLRVVYGGDDSQERSRATVLSWRHLQRLWREARDV